A region from the Saccharomonospora azurea NA-128 genome encodes:
- a CDS encoding class II aldolase/adducin family protein, with protein sequence MCGELRETVALSSRILAAAGHGDLIWGHASARDPEGRGVWLKAANWGLDEVTPERVHLVNDNGVVLSGDGARHSEYPIHTEIMAARPDVGGVVHTHPPNAVALAATGQALHPVSHAANYFVPPAVPRFTETADLILTRELGSSLALQLGDARAAFLVNHGIVAVGRDVREATVAAVLLERACAQQLMTRSAGGWPSWSPEEESLAKREHIYHDTAVAGVWDYLVRQLPDLGV encoded by the coding sequence ATGTGTGGCGAACTACGCGAAACCGTTGCGCTGTCGTCGAGGATCCTGGCTGCGGCCGGGCACGGCGACCTGATCTGGGGGCACGCCTCCGCCCGCGACCCCGAAGGAAGGGGTGTGTGGCTGAAAGCGGCGAACTGGGGCCTCGACGAGGTCACGCCCGAGCGGGTGCACCTCGTGAATGACAACGGTGTGGTGCTCAGCGGGGACGGAGCCCGGCACAGTGAGTACCCCATCCATACCGAGATCATGGCAGCGCGCCCGGACGTCGGTGGTGTGGTCCACACGCACCCGCCGAACGCGGTGGCGCTGGCCGCGACGGGGCAGGCGCTCCATCCGGTGAGCCACGCGGCGAACTATTTCGTGCCCCCGGCCGTTCCCCGCTTCACCGAGACCGCCGACCTCATCCTGACGCGTGAGCTGGGGAGTTCGCTCGCGCTCCAGCTCGGCGATGCTCGCGCCGCGTTCCTCGTCAATCACGGCATCGTGGCGGTGGGGCGTGATGTGAGGGAGGCGACTGTGGCGGCGGTGCTTCTGGAACGGGCGTGCGCGCAGCAGCTGATGACCCGTTCAGCCGGCGGTTGGCCGAGCTGGTCGCCGGAGGAAGAGTCATTGGCCAAGCGTGAACACATCTACCACGACACTGCGGTCGCCGGTGTGTGGGATTACCTCGTGAGACAGTTGCCGGACCTAGGTGTATGA
- a CDS encoding UvrD-helicase domain-containing protein, giving the protein MTVDSGATLRILERADKEILKLSRADKGAVYEFQHKFRRNPNHPGLHLKQLKGDTRLWSARVTQDYRALLLSIQDQDFLLVSVRHRKNAYDDLERYTYRINGVTGGIEVIDLAAIGDSILGRVAGDGAEPEQAADAAPPLFAHVTDEQFEELGVAPALFPAIAKVTTEEELLELADCVPQLTADVLLALYDGKTFDEVMEQITAPVAVGNPVDTEDYAAAVVRPATQVTTDDAALQAVLAESFARWQVYLHPTQRTLVEKNYNGPARVSGGPGTGKTIVALHRVKHLAEQLPEGRDKPILLTTFNRNLAADLRTRLLALGGEQLARRVDIVNIDKLASRVVAEGNDDTKRRIVGNDRALEEWRSLLLELDDQRFPPEFLAAEWAQVILGQALTSRTEYFRARRTGRGRSLKRDERDHIWQLVERFTQRLDEQGMWTMRQVAAAAARRELDRAARVEHAAANGENSLSTPEYRYRHIVVDEAQDLSAAHWTMLRAMVAKGPNDIFITGDPHQRLYDNYVTLSSLGINIRGRSAKLTLSYRTTRQILRWSMGMLTGETYDDLDGGEDDLTGYRSLLNGRDPVAHGLSTWAEERRWVAQQIKQWQDDDAGSIAIAVPTRQMADEMIRDLTDAGIDAVQVGPDGPARGDGFHVGTMHRFKGLEYQRMILSGVADGILPRQAIRHFQDSDPKRYQQERARERSLLFVAATRARDELVVTWHGKASEFLNQEGD; this is encoded by the coding sequence ATGACCGTGGACAGTGGAGCAACGCTGCGCATCCTGGAGCGTGCGGACAAGGAGATCCTCAAGCTCTCGCGCGCGGACAAGGGGGCGGTCTACGAGTTCCAGCACAAGTTCCGGCGCAACCCGAACCACCCCGGGCTGCACCTCAAGCAGCTCAAGGGCGACACTCGGCTGTGGTCGGCCCGCGTCACGCAGGACTACCGGGCGCTGCTGCTCAGCATCCAGGACCAGGACTTCCTGCTCGTCTCGGTGCGGCACCGCAAGAATGCCTACGACGACCTCGAGCGCTACACCTACCGCATCAACGGTGTCACCGGCGGCATCGAGGTCATCGACCTCGCCGCCATCGGCGACAGCATCCTCGGACGGGTCGCCGGCGACGGGGCCGAACCCGAACAGGCCGCGGACGCCGCACCGCCACTGTTCGCCCACGTCACCGACGAACAGTTCGAAGAACTCGGTGTCGCGCCAGCACTGTTCCCGGCGATCGCGAAGGTCACCACCGAGGAGGAACTGCTCGAACTGGCGGACTGCGTCCCGCAGTTGACCGCCGACGTCCTGCTCGCGCTGTACGACGGCAAGACCTTCGACGAGGTCATGGAGCAGATCACCGCTCCGGTCGCGGTGGGAAATCCGGTCGACACCGAGGACTACGCGGCTGCGGTCGTCCGCCCGGCCACGCAGGTCACCACCGACGACGCCGCGCTGCAAGCCGTGCTGGCCGAGTCTTTCGCGCGCTGGCAGGTCTATCTCCACCCCACACAGCGCACGCTCGTCGAAAAGAACTACAACGGCCCCGCCCGGGTCAGCGGCGGCCCGGGAACCGGCAAGACGATCGTCGCGCTGCATCGCGTCAAACACCTCGCCGAACAGCTTCCCGAGGGCAGAGACAAGCCGATCCTGCTCACCACCTTCAACCGCAACCTCGCCGCCGACCTCCGCACCAGGCTGCTGGCGCTCGGCGGCGAACAGCTCGCGCGACGGGTGGACATTGTCAACATCGACAAACTCGCCAGCCGAGTCGTCGCGGAAGGAAACGACGACACCAAGCGCCGCATCGTCGGTAACGACCGCGCGCTGGAGGAATGGCGGTCGCTGCTGCTGGAACTCGACGACCAGCGCTTCCCGCCGGAATTCCTCGCCGCAGAGTGGGCGCAGGTGATCCTCGGGCAGGCACTGACCTCACGCACTGAGTACTTCCGTGCACGCCGCACCGGACGCGGACGCTCCCTCAAACGCGACGAACGCGACCACATCTGGCAGCTCGTCGAGCGATTCACCCAGCGTCTCGACGAACAGGGCATGTGGACAATGCGGCAGGTCGCCGCCGCGGCGGCCCGCCGCGAACTCGACCGCGCCGCTCGCGTCGAACACGCCGCCGCGAACGGAGAGAACTCCCTGTCCACACCCGAGTACCGCTACCGTCACATCGTCGTCGACGAAGCCCAGGACCTCTCGGCCGCGCACTGGACGATGCTGCGCGCGATGGTGGCCAAGGGCCCCAACGATATCTTCATCACCGGTGACCCGCACCAGCGCCTCTACGACAACTACGTCACCCTGTCCAGCCTCGGCATCAACATCCGCGGCCGCTCGGCCAAACTGACGCTGAGCTACCGGACCACGCGGCAGATCCTGCGCTGGTCGATGGGCATGCTCACCGGCGAGACCTACGACGACCTCGACGGCGGCGAAGACGACCTCACCGGCTACCGCTCCTTGCTCAACGGCCGCGACCCGGTGGCCCACGGGCTGTCGACATGGGCTGAGGAACGACGGTGGGTCGCCCAGCAGATCAAACAGTGGCAGGATGACGACGCTGGCAGCATCGCGATCGCCGTGCCAACCCGCCAGATGGCCGACGAGATGATCCGCGACCTCACCGACGCGGGCATCGACGCCGTCCAGGTCGGACCGGACGGCCCGGCTCGGGGCGACGGTTTTCACGTCGGCACCATGCACCGTTTCAAGGGCCTGGAGTACCAGCGGATGATCCTCTCCGGCGTCGCCGACGGAATCCTGCCACGCCAAGCCATCCGCCACTTCCAGGATAGCGATCCCAAGCGCTACCAACAGGAAAGAGCCCGCGAACGCTCCCTGTTGTTCGTCGCCGCGACCCGAGCACGCGACGAGCTCGTGGTGACCTGGCACGGGAAGGCGAGTGAGTTCCTAAACCAGGAAGGCGATTGA
- a CDS encoding IS481 family transposase has product MPHSNAPLSIEGRRRLIQRCQSRLIAHVAAEMGISRQCASKWVNRYRRFGDLGLLDRPSTPHRQPTATPGQVVARIEEMRREHKWSASRIAFELGADGVSISRRTVSRHLRRLGLHRRRFIDPTGASNRVPRRIIAHRPGHMVHLDVKKVGRIPDGGGWRVHGRGSDQARAVARTKQRGSRTGYVYLHSAVDGFSRLAYTEALPDEKARTAIGFVYRARAFFTAHGITHIQRIVTDNGACYRAADFATVLHGARHQRITPYTPRHNGKVERYNRILAEEFLYARTWTSEQQRSEALHIWNLHYNYHRPHTAAGNQPPATRLHTGVTNVTTSYT; this is encoded by the coding sequence GTGCCACACAGTAACGCCCCGCTGTCGATTGAAGGCCGCCGCCGACTCATCCAGCGCTGCCAGTCCCGTCTGATCGCCCATGTCGCCGCGGAAATGGGCATTTCGCGGCAGTGCGCCTCGAAGTGGGTCAACCGCTATCGCCGCTTCGGTGACCTGGGCTTGCTCGACCGGCCCTCGACCCCGCACCGGCAACCGACCGCGACCCCAGGTCAGGTCGTGGCCCGCATCGAGGAGATGCGCCGCGAGCACAAGTGGTCGGCCAGTCGCATTGCCTTCGAGCTCGGCGCGGACGGGGTATCGATCAGCCGACGCACGGTGAGCCGGCATCTACGCCGCCTGGGACTGCATCGTCGCCGATTCATCGACCCCACGGGTGCGTCCAACCGCGTGCCCCGCCGGATCATCGCCCACCGGCCGGGGCACATGGTCCACCTCGACGTAAAAAAGGTCGGGCGCATCCCCGATGGCGGCGGGTGGCGGGTGCATGGACGCGGCAGCGATCAAGCCAGGGCCGTGGCCCGTACCAAACAACGCGGCAGCCGCACCGGATACGTCTACCTGCACTCCGCAGTTGACGGGTTCTCCCGCCTGGCCTACACCGAAGCACTCCCCGACGAGAAAGCCCGCACCGCGATCGGCTTTGTGTACCGGGCCAGAGCATTCTTCACCGCCCACGGCATCACCCACATCCAGCGCATCGTCACCGACAATGGCGCCTGCTACCGCGCGGCCGACTTCGCCACCGTTCTGCACGGCGCCCGCCACCAGCGCATCACCCCATACACCCCACGCCACAACGGCAAGGTCGAACGCTACAACCGCATCCTCGCCGAAGAATTCCTCTACGCCCGCACCTGGACCTCCGAACAGCAACGCTCAGAAGCCCTACACATCTGGAACCTGCACTACAACTACCATCGACCCCACACCGCCGCCGGGAACCAGCCACCCGCCACCCGACTCCACACCGGCGTCACCAACGTCACGACCTCATACACCTAG
- a CDS encoding SLC13 family permease, producing MTTETPVSPGVRFSARDAGAALSELEVSTSRGAVLLGRRIFRLLVDRVPGVAEATSVAQRFFLRQCGRRTGESRRVHRSTRRGKLVSIHVIGVVALVLVFVIGTVRPVNIGALAFIATFLIGTLIAGEGSGEVLAGFPADIFVLLVGVTYLFGLASVNGTIEWIIDRAVRLFGDRPAFVPWAIFVFSAVPTTVGALGPAGVAMLAPLCLRLGERYGIDRRMTALMVMHGSCLGNFSPLNGLAIIVQRAASANGLSISSAALFFGSAAYNVGLAVIIYIFFGGRTLLRERHLRRAAVAQDLKVALGAQVSGGVDSVVGTGPAGPRRGTAVTGGDSSEGEPRPLRFDQVATIVIMLGVGVGALAFDIEIGFLALMSASALHAIFPKRFVDADKKIVWSVVLLICGITTLVGAMERYGTVETVGSAIAGLGSPLLTAFLLCLVGAVTSAFGSSAGLLGVLIPLAVPFLVMGEVGATALLIALAISATVVDSTPFSSVGALTLANAPEETRPKLLQFMLTWGIAMVVTAPIVTWLILILPSAV from the coding sequence GTGACGACTGAGACGCCTGTGTCCCCCGGAGTCCGGTTCTCGGCGCGTGATGCCGGTGCTGCGCTGTCCGAACTGGAGGTGAGCACCAGTCGGGGCGCCGTTCTGCTTGGCAGAAGAATATTCCGCTTGCTGGTTGACAGGGTCCCGGGCGTCGCAGAAGCTACTTCTGTAGCGCAGAGGTTCTTCCTCCGTCAGTGCGGCCGGCGGACGGGAGAGTCGCGTCGCGTCCATCGGAGCACGCGGAGAGGAAAGCTTGTGTCCATCCACGTCATCGGAGTCGTGGCACTCGTGTTGGTGTTCGTCATCGGCACGGTGAGACCCGTCAACATCGGCGCGCTCGCGTTCATCGCGACGTTCCTCATCGGAACGCTCATCGCCGGAGAGGGATCCGGCGAGGTGCTGGCCGGGTTCCCGGCCGACATCTTCGTACTCCTCGTCGGTGTCACGTATCTGTTCGGTCTGGCATCGGTGAACGGTACGATCGAATGGATCATCGACCGCGCAGTGCGGTTGTTCGGCGACCGGCCGGCATTCGTGCCCTGGGCGATCTTCGTCTTCTCCGCTGTGCCGACGACGGTGGGTGCCCTCGGGCCGGCGGGGGTCGCGATGCTTGCGCCGCTGTGCCTGAGGCTCGGTGAGCGCTACGGCATCGACCGCCGCATGACGGCGCTGATGGTGATGCACGGCTCGTGTCTCGGCAACTTCTCGCCGCTCAACGGTCTGGCCATCATCGTTCAGCGGGCCGCGAGCGCCAACGGACTGTCGATCTCCTCGGCCGCGTTGTTCTTCGGCAGCGCCGCGTACAACGTCGGTCTCGCCGTGATCATCTATATCTTCTTCGGCGGACGGACGTTGCTGCGAGAGCGCCACCTCCGGCGTGCCGCGGTGGCCCAGGACCTGAAGGTCGCCCTGGGCGCTCAGGTCTCCGGGGGTGTCGACTCGGTGGTGGGCACTGGTCCGGCCGGACCGCGCAGGGGCACTGCGGTGACCGGTGGCGACAGCAGTGAGGGTGAGCCGAGGCCGTTGCGGTTCGACCAGGTGGCGACGATCGTGATCATGCTCGGTGTCGGCGTCGGCGCCCTGGCGTTCGACATCGAGATCGGGTTCCTGGCGTTGATGTCGGCATCGGCGCTCCATGCGATCTTCCCCAAGCGGTTCGTCGATGCCGACAAGAAAATCGTATGGTCGGTCGTCTTGCTGATCTGTGGCATCACGACGCTGGTCGGCGCGATGGAGCGTTACGGAACCGTGGAGACGGTGGGCAGCGCGATCGCCGGCTTGGGATCGCCGCTGCTGACGGCGTTCCTGCTGTGCCTGGTAGGCGCGGTGACCTCGGCCTTCGGCTCCAGCGCGGGTTTGCTCGGTGTGCTGATCCCGCTTGCGGTGCCGTTTCTCGTCATGGGTGAGGTCGGAGCCACTGCGCTGCTCATCGCACTGGCGATCTCCGCGACGGTCGTCGATTCGACGCCGTTCTCGTCGGTCGGTGCACTCACGCTGGCCAACGCCCCGGAGGAGACACGACCGAAGCTGCTCCAGTTCATGCTCACCTGGGGCATCGCGATGGTGGTGACCGCGCCCATCGTCACGTGGCTGATTCTCATCCTGCCGAGCGCAGTGTGA